GTCCCGAGACCATGCTGGCCGACATGGCGGTGGCGGTGCATCCCGACGACGAGCGCTACAGGAGCGTCGTCGGCAAGCATGTCGTGCTGCCGCTCACCGGTCGGCGCGTGCCGATTGTCGCCGATGAGCACGCCGATCCCGAGCTTGGTTCGGGCGCGGTGAAGATCACGCCAGGGCATGATTTCAACGACTTCGAGGTCGGCAAGCGTGCAGGCATTGCCCCGTCCGAGATGCTCAACATGCTCGATGCGGAAGCGAACGTCTGCCAGACCGCGGATGGACTGGTGCCGGACGAGTACCTCGGCCTCCACCGCTTCAAGCGGGATGGCGTGGACGGTGCGCGCGAGCTGGTGGTCAAGCGGCTCAAGGAACAGGGATTCCTTATCCCGCACGTCACCACCAACAAGAATGGCGAGGAAGTCGAGAACGACGCCGAGCCGCGCCAGATCGCGACCCCCTTCGGCGATCGCGGCGGCGTGGTGATCGAACCCTGGCTGACCGACCAATGGTACGTGAATGCCGAGGAACTGGCGAAGAAACCGATCGCGGCGGTCAAGTCGGGCGAGATCGAGATCGTCCCCAAGAGCTGGGAAAAGACCTTCTTCAACTGGATGGAGAACATCCAGCCGTGGTGCGTTAGCCGACAGCTATGGTGGGGGCACCGGATACCGGCTTGGTACACGCAGGATGGCCAGGTTTTCGTCGCAATGACCGAGGAGGAAGCGCACGCCCAGGCTGGCGTTGGCGTTGCGCTCACCCGCGACGAGGACGTCCTCGACACATGGTTCTCGTCAGCGCTGTGGCCCTTCGCCACACTCGGCTGGCCAGAGCAGACCGACCTGCTCAAGAAGCACTATCCCAATGACCTGCTGATCAGCGGCTTCGACATCCTGTTTTTCTGGGACGCACGGATGATGATGGCGGGCTATTTCAACATGCAAGAAAGGCCCTGGAACAAGCTTTACCTCCACGGCCTCGTCCGCGCGGCGGACGGCGCCAAGATGTCCAAGTCCAAGGGCAATGTTGTCGACCCGCTCGGCCTTATCGACCAGTACGGCGCCGACGCGCTGCGCTTCTTCATGGCGGCGATGGAAAGCCAGGGCCGCGACATCAAGATGGACGAGAAGCGGGTCGAGGGCTATCGCAATTTTGCGACAAAGCTCTGGAATGCCACGCGTTTCTGTCAATCGAACGGCATCGGCGCGTCCTCGACGACAAAGGCGCCAGAGGCGCGCCTCGCCGCCAACCAGTGGATCATCGGCGAGGTCCAGCAGACCGTCGAGGCGCTCGACAAGGCGATGGCGGAACTGCGTTTCGACGCTGCCGCCAACACGATCTATCACTTCACCTGGGACAGGTTCTGCGACTGGTATCTCGAACTGATCAAGCCCGTGTTCGCCGGTGATGCGGATAGCCCGGCAGCGATGGAAACGCGCGAAGTCGCCGGCTGGGCGCTCGACCAGATCCTGGTCATGCTCCACCCCTTCATGCCCTTCATCACCGAAGAGCTGTGGTCGAAGCAGGGCGATCGCGCCAGCTATCCCCTGATCACCGCCAAATGGCCCGACCCGCGTGCGAGCGTGAGCAAGGAAGCGACCGATGCGATCGACTGGGTGATCGAGCTCACCAGCAACGTCCGTAGCGCCAAGAACGAGCTCGGCATCGCGCCGGGCGCGAAACTGGCGGCCTTCCTGCCCCAGCCGTCGGAAGTCGCGGAACGCACGATCGAGCGCAGCGCAGCGGCAATCGAACGGCTCGCTCGCCTGACGCCGGTGACGGTTGGCGAAGCTCCTTCCGGCCCTGCAATGCAGGTCACCGCGGGTTCGGACGTCTTCATCGTTCCGCTTGCGGGCGTGATCGATATCGACGCCGAGAAAGCGCGTCTGCAAAAGGCACTCGAAGCTTCGAGCAAGGAAGCAAAATCGCTCGAAGGGCGGCTTTCCAATGCCAATTTCGTCGAACGCGCCAAGCCCGAAGCGGTCGAGAAGGCCCGCGCCGACCTTGCACATCATGCTGCAGAGATAGAGCGGCTCACAGCGGCGCTGGCGCGGCTGGGGTAGGGCCCCGATTTCCTACCTCCGCGCGACATGCAATAAGGAGCGGATGTTGCAGGTTTCCGCCCCTTCCACTTGCGCTTTGGACAAGCTGATCCGCGAGCTTTTTTCCAGCTCATGGACCGTGTTCCATGTGTTCCATCGGTTCAGGCTAGGTTTGAAAAGGATGAACGGATGGCTGCGCTAGTCCTCGCCACGGACGACATCGGGGGGCCGGAAATCTTCGCTTCGCTGCAGGGTGAGGGTCCGAGCGTGGGCATGCCGGTCGCCTTCGTCCGCCTGTCGCGCTGCAACCTCGCCTGCACCTGGTGCGACACTGCCTACACCTGGCATTTCGAAGGCGACAATCGCCCGCACCGCGATGGCAGAGCCTTTGATCGCAAGGCCAACCAGGTGACGCTGGAGGTGGCCGAAGTCGCCGCGCTTATCCTCGCGCTGGGGCAAAAACGGCTCGTCATCACCGGGGGCGAGCCATTGATGCAGGGCAATGCGCTGGCTGAACTGGCCGAAGCGCTGCCGGACATGTCGATCGAAATCGAAACCAACGGGACGACCAAGGCGCCCGTGCGGCTCGATATCCGGGTAGACCAGTACAACGTCAGCCCCAAGCTGGCGCATTCGGGCAACGAGGCGGAGCTAGCGTTGATCCCCGAACGGCTCGATACCTATGCGACCGATCCGCGCGCTTTCTTCAAATTTGTCGTGGCGTCACCTGAAGATGTCAACGAGGTGCTCGCACTCCAGCGCCGCTATCGCTTCAAGCCGGGCCACGTTTTCCTGATGCCTGAAGGGACCGACAGCGCGACGCTGCGCCAGCGTGAAGCCTGGCTGGCGCCGCTATGCCTCGAACACGGATTTCGGATGAGCGACCGCCTGCATATCCACCTGTACGGCGATACGCGCGGGACCTGATCAGCCCTGCGAGCGCCAGCGCTGGACGACACGCTCGACGGTCTCTTCCTCGCCGCCGCTGGTGTTCCAGGC
This region of Altererythrobacter sp. CAU 1644 genomic DNA includes:
- a CDS encoding valine--tRNA ligase; the encoded protein is MNSNLDTTFDPAQIEARWYAHWEENGLFRPERPDAEPFTIVNPPPNVTGSLHIGHALDNTLQDIVIRYERLRGKDALWVVGTDHAGIATQMVVERQLEEKQDKRTNYSREDFIEKVWQWKEESGGTITRQLRRLGCSMDWSREQFTMDEHFTTAVLKVFVDLYNDGLIYRDKRLVNWDPKLKTAISDLEVEQQTIPGGFWHLKYPLADGVTLDSGADFIEVATTRPETMLADMAVAVHPDDERYRSVVGKHVVLPLTGRRVPIVADEHADPELGSGAVKITPGHDFNDFEVGKRAGIAPSEMLNMLDAEANVCQTADGLVPDEYLGLHRFKRDGVDGARELVVKRLKEQGFLIPHVTTNKNGEEVENDAEPRQIATPFGDRGGVVIEPWLTDQWYVNAEELAKKPIAAVKSGEIEIVPKSWEKTFFNWMENIQPWCVSRQLWWGHRIPAWYTQDGQVFVAMTEEEAHAQAGVGVALTRDEDVLDTWFSSALWPFATLGWPEQTDLLKKHYPNDLLISGFDILFFWDARMMMAGYFNMQERPWNKLYLHGLVRAADGAKMSKSKGNVVDPLGLIDQYGADALRFFMAAMESQGRDIKMDEKRVEGYRNFATKLWNATRFCQSNGIGASSTTKAPEARLAANQWIIGEVQQTVEALDKAMAELRFDAAANTIYHFTWDRFCDWYLELIKPVFAGDADSPAAMETREVAGWALDQILVMLHPFMPFITEELWSKQGDRASYPLITAKWPDPRASVSKEATDAIDWVIELTSNVRSAKNELGIAPGAKLAAFLPQPSEVAERTIERSAAAIERLARLTPVTVGEAPSGPAMQVTAGSDVFIVPLAGVIDIDAEKARLQKALEASSKEAKSLEGRLSNANFVERAKPEAVEKARADLAHHAAEIERLTAALARLG
- a CDS encoding 7-carboxy-7-deazaguanine synthase QueE codes for the protein MAALVLATDDIGGPEIFASLQGEGPSVGMPVAFVRLSRCNLACTWCDTAYTWHFEGDNRPHRDGRAFDRKANQVTLEVAEVAALILALGQKRLVITGGEPLMQGNALAELAEALPDMSIEIETNGTTKAPVRLDIRVDQYNVSPKLAHSGNEAELALIPERLDTYATDPRAFFKFVVASPEDVNEVLALQRRYRFKPGHVFLMPEGTDSATLRQREAWLAPLCLEHGFRMSDRLHIHLYGDTRGT